The DNA region tttctctcctTACCTGAGCTACTCCCTCATCCCAAGCACGAATTACTTCACCGGCTCCAATTTTGAACTTAAAGGGCTGTCCCCGGTCCCTGGAGGAGTCAAACTGTTTTCCATTTGTCAGCGTGCCTGTTCAACAACAGCAGTAACGAGGGAAAAAACAACTTGTTAGCTCTCGGATTACATAATTTCTCCAAATATTTTTAAACTCGAATTGTTTTGTAGCACTTTAAATGCAATGTGATGAGTGTTAAATACATTAGCCAGTGCACACGATTCGGCGGTATTTCAATTGGAATAGTTCGATATTTTGGTGTGAGGAGATCGATACCACCTTAACGTCCATgcattcaatatgaagctacagccataATACGGTTAGtataacttagcttagcacaaaaactagAAGTAAGGGGAAACCGCTAGCCCGGTTCCGGTTggctatttattgtttttacccTTCGATTTATGTACGGATtgaacaaacgagatataacatctTAATTATGGGTGCTGGTAAGCAGATTTTGTTAagtttagacagagccaggttagccgTTTGCCCCGTTTCCCgtatttgtgctaagctaagctaaccgtatCCTGGCTTCATATTGCAGTGCAGACACGAGTGGCATCGATGCTCACGTCTatctctcggcaagaaagcgaattaATCATTTCCCAGATGTAAAACTATACTATTTCTTCAAGGTTCCATTTAAAATCGTTCACACGTTTATGTCTGAGTGGTAATAATTTAAAGGAAAGTGGACGAACAAAGTAACCTTTGACCAGTCGGCAATGAAAAGTGTCTTACCAACGTAGTGCACGATAACATTCTGTCCATTCTTCGGAAATGTCTGTCCTGAAAGGGGAAGAACGTGGATTACTGATATATTTTGAAAAGCAAACGTAATATTAAAGTTATCGAGTcactggaataaaaaaaatccgTACCGTCTCCTGATTTTATGGTCTCAACTTCTACTCCCATTGTTCTTTCCTAGTAGTGGTCTTGGTTCCCTGcacacttcctcctccttcttttttAACGGCGGTTGGCAACCAGCTtaatggtgcattaccgccaccttctgttCTGGAGTGTGAATCAGTCAGTAAACCATAATCTACAATTTCCCAGGGATTTATCggggaaggaaaaaaacaaaacaaaaaaaacccccccaaaaaacaaaaccctacCTTTAGATCCTATAATAAAGCCCAGTACCCCTTAATTATTATGAATAGTAGTGGGCTCACTACACTACCTTGAGGTGTACCATTTTCTACAGTATACTGACTTGACAGTTCTGATCCTATTCTTACTTGGATAttcctttcacacaaaacatattttatccAATTGAATACTCTCCCTCCAATCCCCAACTTGTGTAACTTAATCAGAACTCCCTCCTTCCACATCATATCGTAAGCTTTTTCTATatccaaaaacactgcaattactGCCTCTTTATTTTCCTGGGCTTTCCTTATTTCACTTTCTAGTCTAACAACTGCATCCATGGTACTCCTACCTTTCCTAAACCCACTGTGATAATTTgctatcttttcctttttctcaagCTCATATGATAACCTTTCTGTTATCattctttccattattttgcatacattAGAGGTTAATGCTATTGGTCTATAGCTGATGGGTTTTGATGGATCCTTGCCAGGTTTCCTTATCGGAATTACAACTGCTTCTTTCCATGTTTTTGGCAATCTTCCCTCTTCCCAGACTCTATTATACAGGTGCAACAATTTCAGAAGCGCACTTTCTCCTAAATTTTTTAACATCACATAGCATACTTTATCTTTCCCCGGTGATGACGatcttgacatttttattgctcTCTTCATTTCTCCCATTGTAAATGGTTCATCTATTATACAATCtacttcctctttcctttctaaTATCCCTGGATAATGTcttattttcccctctctccttcttctctcttcgTCTGATAGGTTTTCTGAACTATGTATCTTTACAAATGCTTTGACCATGCTCTCTGCTTTTTCCCTATTTGACACCACTGAACCTTCCTCTGTTACTATAACCGGGTATTCCCATTCCCTTCTATCTCCTCCCATCCTCTTTATCATTCCCCATACTGCACCTACTGGAGTTGTTCTACCTATCCCATCACAAAAAGTCCTCCAGCTAGCCCTCTTAGCCTGTCGTACTGTTCTTCTCACTGTAGCCTGTGCCTTCTTGTACTGGATTAAATGTTGCATATTATAGGTTCGTTTGACTAGTCTGAATGCTTTATTCCTATCCCTTACTGCTTGCTGACATTCCCATGTCCACCATGGTAccaattttctcttcttcctatttttattttttggaataGACCTCTCTGCTACTATTATAACTGCTGATGTAAACTGATTACTCAGCTCATCGACATCTTCAGATACCGCCATCCTCATTATCGCCTCCTCACTTAATATCTGGAACTTGTCCCAATCTGCCTTCTCAAATATCCATTTCGGACTTCGGAGATCTATTGCTGATTCTTTCCccgtatttacatttattctcgTACCTCTACCATCATTCATACATACTAAATTTCTATCCTCCATCAACTCTTCAATTACCCTTCCATTTGAGTCAGTAAGATCGCCTCCCCACACTGGACTGTGAGCATTAAAGTCTGCGCACCACActactttatttttgtcttgccCTTGTATTGTCAGTAAGTTATTCAGATCCAAACTTTTGCAGGGattgtaataatttattatgaCCATTTCCCCCCTCCCATCCCATATTTCCACCATTACACATTCCTGATCATCTCCCACACCCAGCTGTCTATATATTCCTTTCTTGATAAATGTAGCACAACCCCCGCCTTTCCCAAGATCTCTATCTTTCCTTATCCCTAAATATCCATACATTATAAAATTTAAGTTTGGCTTCAGCCAAGTTTCTTGAACACAGATTATGTCTGGTTTCACTGCCAGTGTTTTAATGAAGTGTTTGAATTCCTGACCATTAGCCAGTAAACTCCTGGCATTCCATTGTAGGAGGATTACCATTAAGATTAACCAACCCATGGTACATCCTGACTTGACTGAATGGCAAGGTTTTCCCTCACCTCTTCCCACGTCAGTCCTATTAACCCAAGGTGATTCACTGCTGCTTTAACTACTAGCtgaattttatcttttttgGATTTAACATCCGCAGTACTATTGATAACACCTGCAATGAATGTAACGAGGTCTCTTTTATCCACGTATACCCTgtcatttgatcttttttcctGCTCTTGGTTCCTGATTGTCCCTTGACTGTTACTGTTATTGCTACTACCTTTGTTCTTTCCATTTACCATACTTGCTGCTTCAGCATAggtcatttttctttctacttttGTCTTCTGGATTTCATTCTCGCATTTCATAATCTCACAACCTCCATAGGCCACATTATGAGCTCCACCACAATTACAGCACTTTGGCTGTACTCCTGCTCCACACATCCCATATTCATGATCCCCCCACATCTTGCgcatcttctctgctctttacAGTTCGTAGCTATATGACCAAATCTTTGACAGTTAAAACATCTCAATGGTTTTGGAACATAAACTCTCACTGGGTAACTCAAAAAACCCAGGAATACCTTTTTTGGCATATTGTCTTCTTCAAATTCAATCAGTActgtttcactttccttttttactccttctcttgttgttttcagcctttgagcttttattacttttcctCCTTTGATATTCTTCTTGATTTCCTCCATTCCTACACTCATTGGCACTCCTGTGATGACTCCTTTACTTCCAacatcaccccccccccccatttcccTGAGCTTTCCACCTTAATTTTCCCTATCTCTTTCATTTTAAGAGCTTTCTCAACTTGATTTTCATTTGCACATCTTATCAGTAGATTACCATCATTTAGCACCTTTGCGTATATTATTTCTCCCACTTTATTCGCCAGGGATGTTGTCAAAGTCAATTGGTTgattttcttcatgtcactttGCGGTTTCTCATTAAATCTTACTATGATTGTGTATTTGTCAGGTCTTTCTCTTTGATTTCCCTCTATCTCGTCATCTCCATTCTCCGATTTCTCTTCATTATCACTTCTAGCTCTTTTACTCCCTTTATCTTGATTGATATGTATCAATCTCCCTACTTCCCCCCCATTCTCTTCATCGCTCTCATCATTGCAATCCATATCAGCCCAACTAGCATTACCTACCTCTGATCCATCCACAGAACAGTCGCACTCAACCGCCTCACAAAAGATATTTCCACTTCCACTTGTTTTTCCCGTAAACTTTCGACTACTATTTTTTCGTTCTCGGCCTGCTGATGCTGCCGCCATCTTTTTCGGACCATGACCTGCACACTTCCTGGAGCACGAGCTCTCTGTTAATTGTGGGTTTAGTCTCGTGCAACGGGATTCGTTTCATGAAGCCGTTGAGAGTAACATGTCTCACGTGGCTGAGAGGGCTTGACAGGCTGAAAGCGCGTCTCCCCCCCCCCTTGCTTGTATGGGTGTGTTAACATGTGGGCACTtgtctgaaagagaaaaatgtgagTGAGAAATGTAGAATAGTTTTTAAGCAGGGCGGTAGCAGCAGGGGCGTTGTACTGAAGGGAACAGTGAAGCTAAGCTACCAGGTTGCCAAAGTGGGGAGGGCCCTCAGAAACTCTGGAAttaaaagtttgtgttttatcgACAATTATGAAATTGTACGTTATTAGCATTATAATCTAACTAGTACTGTTGGTTAAATAAATGGTTTGACAGATTATTTATTGTATCGAAAACAACAGTAAAGCCTCTCAGCCTCTCAATGTTCTTAATACCATTTTAACTGAGTATTTGAAGCTTTatctgtttgtatttctgtgatAACCCGTCATGCAGAGTCACTATTGATCATTTACTGTGTCAAATTGTACATTTGAATTGCTGCAATTTacataaacatgacaaataatttttatcattaaagcTGTAAATATACacttcacaaacaaacattatgcATTAATAAACTGTTACAAAACAGaaagttgtcatttcagctctgTCAAAACATGCTCAGCagaatgggggaaaaaagtaatCTTTACAATGTGCATTTTGTTAAAACTACAACACTATAAGCTTTAAATTTGTCAACTACTCATTTAACAGGAGAACTGGTTCGGCTGGTTTTACATCAACAGCAACATAAGACAAGTTATCACAGGATGTTAAATTCCATTTTATAAAAAcgagttttcattttcaaagtacAGCATTGGCTAATCCTCAGTCAAGGGGTGTGTTCCTTTGCTTGGCAGTATTTGCAGGGAAGCAATAAGTATGTTCATATAATTAATAATCcagttgtcatttttaaaactaaaaggGTCACTGATACTTTTAGTGAACTTCCAATACATTCTTTGATCCATTTTTCTCAGCAAAATGCCACACTAACATCAGTATTTCATCTGCTAAATAACCGTTTTAATGGAAATCAAATATATCTCCAAGaaaacataatttacaaaatggttgtggtttatttgtttcattgtaGTTATTAATCTGGACTAAGCATCAGATGAAGTTACACTGGCAGCAGTTACATGCGGTGAGGGATCATACAGATTGTTGAAGAAGGAAAAGTCTGATTCAGTTCCATGTTGTGTGCCCTGGaaggaaacaaatgttttaatcatcTGAACTCTGAAGGCTGGACaagatgttttgtttataaatcCAGCTCACTTACATCTATTTTGCAGTCAAAGAGGTCAAACGCAGAGTTCTGGTTAATTGCGTCATTATTCATAGTTAACGTCTGATTCCTGAGACACACAAGCAGAAATGTCAGCCTTCAAGATAAATCAGCATTCTTCAGGGTTCTTATGTACATCACgtaaattatttatgtatttaaataactgtGCACATTTTACTACGCTTCCTGTTCAGCataaagaggaagatggagatgATGACTCCAGCCAGCAGAGTCAGACCAACTGCCAGACCTACGGACAACGTATCTGCgcacacagaaagaaacatgACAGCTCGACATTTGACATCAACTCCTTTCTAGCATGCATTTCTTTGCACACTACACTTCCCACTTGCACACTACACTTCCCACTTGCACTGATGCTAACCCTTACTTTTAAGCATTTGCATTAGGAGTTACCTGATTAGGTTGTTCCAATATTACCAtgtcttaaaggataaggctggcgatattctacatttttcaacaaatcccatgaaaagaccaaaatgaacaacgaattgatcctactaacaagtgttgtctATGCAGTCAAAGCCCGATATAGCTTATTGTTcagtgccatagagctccactgttgtccaaacacataaatgagccaTACTGTTGCACTTGGTGTGTCTGACACACACTGCCCTGCTGCCGTAAATAACTTTTGCACATATTAATCAGCATCTGAAATTAATCCCTAttaaatgcactatttactcctctTTGCATAATGTTTGCCAAAACTACAGtgctcagctgttttaggaaataactgagcctttaaactttttatttatttatttgccattttaaagatttaaatttTCAGTAGGAAAAAAAAGGGTCAGAgtgccagagacagagagggaaagccTGAAAGTAGCCTACTGAGAGATTAAGAAATGTATTGTTGGTTTGGGCctcacatgggatttgttgacagtaagaaaaaatgaaatgacacCAGGCTTATCCAATAATGCAATAAGACAATAAGACAAAAATCCTTCTAGAAAATGCTGCTAAATGCTTAAACCTATATCTGTCCCAAATACTTTATACAAGTTGTTGTTTACACACAATATCTAGGCATTCAGAGGAGATGAGTGAGGGGGTTAATAAGATAAGACTTGATTTATTCCAagggaaattgttgtgcagcagttgcagtgcAAAGTAGGAACTAGTGCAAATGTATAgagtgcaaataaaaacaataacgaTTATCAATAGGTGCCAAAACCAAATGTACACAATGCCAGAAATGTAAACAGGTTAACGGTAAGGACCACAGATATGTATGAGAAGTAGCATATAGCTATGTATTTACAATATCAAATCTGAAGTACAGGTAAATGTATATGGTTAATTCAAAATTTTCGATGACTGTCTGTGATATTCTACATGATGTCCCATTATTGCGCATTGTGACCCATTATGAGTTGTAATGATTGTAATCGGATATGGATTTTGTCAGATAAACTGTCAACCAATTCATAGGAAAAACATTTCCAGTAGAACATGTTTCTCTCTTGTAAAATACCTCGCAGCTAAAGAATAATTGAAGTGGTTAAGGAGGGTTTCAGGTTACCATCATCATCAGGAGGGTCAATGGGGGGCTCTGAGTAGCAGCCGCCAGGGAGGATGGTGACGTCATCAAGAGCAACGTCCCCACCTGTGTTCATCCCCCtctgatacacaaacacaaactgtgacAAACAAAAGAGAGTTAGACAGTTTAAACATATTAACCAACAACAGCAATCTATACACTTTCATGTGACTGATACTTGCTCTAAACTGACTATATGTAGTTTTTGTGTTTAAGTTGTATTTTATCGGGAAGGTCCAGGatattaaagcttttttttttcatgtttgattCTCCTGCATGCTATTAAGAACTGTTGAAACTGCTTTTCAATCAACCTAGTAAATACTAAAAGGTCAAActaaagcaaaaatatatattttgatgaAACCTATTATAAGCTAAATATTACCCAGAATGCTTCTTTATGTTTAATAGGCACAGTGGCCTCCTGCCACTTGtctcccttgtttcctgtctcaATCCACTTCAGAATCCCTTCTTTGTTGTCACCGTTTAGCATTTTTCTATAAGACAGGACAGCACAAACTTAAATGTAGGTATTGAAAATGTTGTCAGAGTACAGTTCATGTTTAATGTTGCTACTCTGCAGACATTAACAGTTAGTTACCTGTCATTTATGTAAACTCTGAGAGTCCCAACGTGGTTGCCATACATGTGGTACCAGAATGTCAGACAGTGACCTCTAGTGGACGGCTGGAACACATCACTGATCAGGAAGGACATGTCCCCCCACGCACCCACTGAGCTGTCCACATATAGATAGTAACCTGATGGAAACACAATGCAAGAGGACTCAAAAATAATGAGATTATATGACATGATATAGTCAACATCACTTAAAAAGTGTACAGCTGGTATGCTGCACTAAAGCTACAATCTTGTACATGTCTGACCTGCTTACTGACTACAAATTCAGACTTGGTTCAAACCTAGAATCACAGAATTACATATATGTATTATTACCGTGTGTTGAGTTGGTGGTGTGATCAACACTGGGTCCGGTGTTGGGGTTTGGGGAGGCTCCTCTACCGCGGAGCCAGTCCCCCTGGTCGACTCCTCCTCCCAGGTTGCTCCAGCGACACGTGTTGCTCTCAAAGTCACAATGTCCAGGTGGAGGACACTGAGCGTCTGTCAGCTGAACATCATCAAAAGCCATGTCTCCCTCCTGGGTGGCGCCAGCCTTCACACCCTCTACCACGATCTGAAACAAAGCGTGGAACGATGGAAACTGCCTACTGTAAATACTAATCTATAATTTAAATCATCAGATCACATTCTAGTCTCATTTTGACACAGTTTTAGACTCAAAGCAATCAAATCAGTGATTAGCGAAAGGGAATAAAGAAACTTTAAAGTAATGGAAATTTAATTAgagttattttttgtttaaactaaTAGCATGAGCtgttaaaggatcagttcacccaATTTAACTGTTAAATGTCACACTCACTCCCAGTAATATCTAGATATGCACATTGTTTAAGTTTTATGTGCAGAGGTTTAGAGGTATCTGtccacagtgaggtctgtggattattctgGTTAAGTGAGAAtttgttttttgggtttttgtaatttgggtgaccTCATCCTTTAAAAGAGCTATAATAGTCCCAACTAATACTGCCTTAAAAGTTCCTGATGTTGTTTACAGGATTTCATAAATTTtttataagtataaagtagcataaaatgaaaacattcaaacaagtaaaagtacttgtacAAGTAGTacaaatgtacttaagtacagtacttgagggAGTGTACTTAATTAACTCCCACCATTGTCCATCTCTGTTCCTCTGTATTACCAGACTGTTTCGGGCAGATGTTGGTGACTCACCCTGTAAGGCTGAACTCGAGGCAGAAGTGACGCCTGAGCGAATCTCCACAGCCGGCCCTGGTCTCCTGTCTGAGAGAAAATCAGAGCTTGCTTCCCTTCTTCACTCTGCTGGTAAACGTTCAGCATCCCCATTCCTTTGCCATACATGTGGTACCACAGCTGCACACAAGCTCCTTTGCCTGAAGGTCCATATGAAGGAAAACTATATCAAATGAGATTCTGTAACTGAAATATCACAGGGAATATCCAGAGTGTATTGcaacacaccaacacaacatAGTTTTGTTCATCTTTTACCCCTGTAAACTTTAGACTGCTTAGATGTCcagatatttgtgttttattgcagAGAAAAGCATTGTtggagtacatttactcaagtactgtacttacgtACAAATTTCagttacttgagtatttccattttatgctactttatacttctagttcactacatttcaaagggaaatattgtacttttacttcactacatttacttgacagctatagttactttatttgacagctggagtcattagttactttacaaattagcATTTTACATACAAACCATATCAAATAattatgaaatatgatgcattgttatagatttaactaacctacagtatatacaattaGAGCTGTAATGATTAACTGAATAagtgattagttgatcgacagaaaataaaaactattttgataaatgattaatcatcaTTTTCCATGCAATAATCACAAACATTTCATGAttctagcttctcaaaagtaaggatttactgcttttccttgtcttaaattacagtaaacagaATAGTTTTGAGGTCTGTAcaattggttggacaaaacaagcattgtgtcattttaggctctgggtaattgtggtggcatttctcactattttctgaagttttacaaaccacacaatcaattgattaatggagaaaataatcagcagattagtCCATAATGAAAATcctcattagttgcagccttatataaaagtttaaaattaaCTCCaccaaccaactacaacagtaaaatgctgctttcacAATCATGCAGGAGTAATAATCCAATGATTAAACAGTCacagccatttttctgcattgagtacttttacttttgatactttaagtacatttttctgatcaTACTTTACATACTTAACTAATAATTTCAATGCAGTATTTTACTTGTAACGGGAGTATTTTTACAGCGCGGTATTagtagttttacttaagtaaatgatctcaattcttcctccaccactgaagaaaagtgtcaaaaaaaaagtcagcagtATGATCAATTAATACACTATcagttaaataaattaaatggcCAGTTTACTGGGCAGAGAAAGGAGATCCTAGACATTTGTGAGATGTTGGAACTGGT from Siniperca chuatsi isolate FFG_IHB_CAS linkage group LG13, ASM2008510v1, whole genome shotgun sequence includes:
- the LOC122887635 gene encoding peptidyl-prolyl cis-trans isomerase FKBP1A-like: MGVEVETIKSGDGQTFPKNGQNVIVHYVGTLTNGKQFDSSRDRGQPFKFKIGAGEVIRAWDEGVAQMSIGQVAKLTCSPDYAYGSKGFPPVIPANATLIFEVELLSC